One part of the Candidatus Omnitrophota bacterium genome encodes these proteins:
- a CDS encoding N-acetylmuramoyl-L-alanine amidase, whose protein sequence is MKKILNHTAILLIALSLSSCAGERPGPVIYTPKRVLTETHQPVARRDTYHIVAPGETLWHLSRAYDVDLKDIAAANWIKTNTELKSGQHILIPNAAPVKPIIPLFPSDKWKYIIIHHTATDTGSALLLDKSHKNKGWAGLGYHFVINNNTEGKPDGHLESSLRWLRQENGAHCKASGMNEKGIGIAIVGNFSNVYVSRKQLITLVYTVNVLKKYYNIPNSNIMGHRDVCGANTECPGTHFPWQEFISRIDK, encoded by the coding sequence ATGAAAAAAATTTTAAACCATACAGCAATCCTGCTTATAGCCCTGTCATTGAGCTCATGCGCCGGAGAGCGTCCGGGCCCTGTTATATACACGCCCAAAAGGGTCTTGACCGAAACGCATCAACCTGTCGCAAGGCGCGATACATATCATATCGTAGCCCCGGGCGAGACACTATGGCATCTAAGCAGGGCATACGATGTTGACCTGAAAGATATCGCCGCGGCTAATTGGATAAAAACCAACACGGAATTAAAAAGCGGGCAGCACATACTGATACCTAATGCCGCTCCGGTAAAGCCGATAATACCACTGTTTCCTTCGGATAAATGGAAATATATCATCATCCACCACACCGCTACCGACACAGGAAGCGCGCTATTGCTTGACAAATCCCACAAAAACAAGGGCTGGGCCGGTTTAGGTTACCATTTTGTCATCAATAATAATACCGAGGGTAAACCCGACGGGCACTTAGAGTCTTCTCTTAGATGGCTGCGGCAGGAAAACGGCGCCCATTGCAAGGCATCGGGCATGAACGAAAAAGGCATCGGAATAGCGATTGTAGGCAATTTCAGTAATGTATACGTAAGCCGCAAGCAATTAATAACACTTGTTTATACCGTTAATGTCTTGAAAAAATACTACAATATCCCAAATTCAAACATAATGGGCCATCGCGATGTTTGCGGAGCTAATACCGAGTGCCCGGGCACGCATTTCCCGTGGCAGGAATTCATAAGCCGTATTGACAAATAA
- a CDS encoding OmpA family protein: MFCRKINIFIMVFSVFLIFCNHSIAEKLSKEDQKMQQIKQMQKHFEWWPTDARPAPVKDENKSGYWWWPMEPGEIRPWGNRGYIYVYKIIFDYKEEELDPPAAQELRPSLLIKKVLSNVKVYFDFDKSDLRDDAKAILKKASDTMRRNPYASILVTGNCDIRGSETYNEKLGRQRGEAVKKFMLEGGIHPDRVLIVSRGKLDAVAPVTDLVGMQKDRNAQFMIAEVEEVMIPYPDIEAGQEVKRIGEDKFLLQEEKKIEAEIKVATKEYIVQAGDSLSKIAKEHLGAAHRWQYLYELNKDKIANPNKLKKGQKIILPIE; this comes from the coding sequence ATGTTCTGTAGAAAAATTAATATATTTATCATGGTCTTTTCCGTGTTTTTGATTTTCTGCAATCATTCTATTGCTGAAAAATTGTCCAAAGAAGATCAGAAAATGCAGCAAATCAAGCAGATGCAGAAACATTTTGAATGGTGGCCTACCGATGCCAGGCCGGCTCCTGTAAAAGATGAAAATAAAAGCGGATATTGGTGGTGGCCAATGGAACCCGGTGAAATAAGGCCATGGGGTAATAGAGGGTATATATATGTGTATAAAATAATTTTTGACTATAAAGAAGAAGAGCTTGACCCGCCGGCGGCGCAGGAATTAAGGCCGTCACTGCTGATTAAAAAGGTTTTAAGCAATGTTAAAGTTTATTTTGATTTTGATAAATCTGATTTACGAGACGATGCCAAGGCCATTCTTAAAAAAGCGTCAGATACAATGAGGAGAAACCCTTACGCGAGCATACTCGTTACCGGCAACTGTGATATACGCGGTTCGGAAACGTATAATGAAAAACTTGGCCGGCAGAGGGGTGAGGCGGTTAAAAAGTTTATGCTTGAAGGCGGTATTCATCCCGATAGGGTCTTGATAGTCAGCCGCGGTAAACTGGATGCCGTTGCCCCTGTTACCGATCTGGTTGGTATGCAGAAAGACAGAAACGCCCAGTTTATGATAGCTGAAGTTGAAGAGGTGATGATACCATATCCTGATATTGAAGCCGGCCAGGAGGTTAAAAGGATAGGTGAGGATAAGTTTCTTTTGCAGGAAGAGAAAAAAATTGAGGCCGAAATCAAGGTAGCCACCAAAGAATATATTGTTCAGGCCGGGGATTCGCTTTCAAAGATAGCCAAGGAACATCTGGGCGCGGCCCACCGCTGGCAGTATCTATACGAATTGAATAAAGATAAAATCGCCAACCCCAACAAACTTAAGAAGGGGCAAAAGATCATATTGCCTATTGAATAG
- the pyk gene encoding pyruvate kinase, which translates to MVKTKIICTIGPSSSSETVLRKMMLAGMDVARLNFSHAMTEEMTARIKSIRALNMRYRRRIKILGDLQGHRVRVGRIEAPIELKKGQRVCLSQEDGGTELPAIPFDYRGSLRGVKQGHYIYIDDGNIALVVTGRGRNCLKARVTAGGLLKSHKGINIPEARLEFNKINTKDLNDIIFCKMNDIDYVAQSFVCSKKDVLTVRAALGIGHKCMVISKIENKQAIRNIDEIIGVSDGIMIARGDMGVSLPVYKVPMIQKMIIKKCNRAKKPVITATQMLESMTQNPRPTRAEVADVANAIIDGTDFVMLSAETALGRYPSESVRMMNDIIKFTENPKI; encoded by the coding sequence ATGGTTAAGACTAAAATAATATGTACTATAGGGCCCTCTTCTTCAAGCGAAACGGTTTTGAGGAAGATGATGCTTGCCGGTATGGATGTTGCCAGGCTTAATTTTTCGCATGCAATGACAGAAGAAATGACAGCCAGGATAAAAAGTATCAGGGCCCTGAATATGCGGTACAGGAGGCGCATAAAAATATTAGGTGATTTACAGGGCCACCGCGTAAGGGTCGGCCGCATAGAGGCGCCAATTGAGCTCAAAAAAGGCCAGAGGGTATGCCTTAGCCAGGAGGATGGCGGCACAGAATTGCCCGCGATTCCATTTGATTACAGAGGCTCTTTGCGCGGCGTAAAACAAGGGCATTATATTTATATTGATGACGGCAATATCGCTTTGGTAGTGACAGGCCGCGGCAGGAATTGCCTAAAGGCAAGGGTTACGGCGGGCGGATTATTAAAAAGCCATAAGGGTATTAATATACCGGAGGCCCGGCTTGAATTTAACAAGATCAATACAAAAGACCTTAATGATATTATTTTTTGTAAAATGAATGATATAGACTATGTGGCGCAGTCGTTTGTGTGCTCAAAAAAGGACGTGCTGACTGTCAGGGCCGCGCTTGGTATTGGCCATAAATGCATGGTCATCTCCAAGATAGAAAACAAACAAGCCATAAGGAATATTGATGAAATCATAGGCGTTTCGGACGGAATAATGATTGCCCGCGGGGACATGGGCGTGTCTTTACCGGTTTATAAGGTACCCATGATCCAGAAGATGATTATAAAAAAATGCAACAGAGCAAAAAAACCCGTGATAACCGCGACTCAAATGCTTGAAAGCATGACGCAAAATCCAAGGCCTACTCGCGCGGAAGTAGCGGATGTCGCAAATGCTATTATTGACGGGACTGACTTTGTTATGCTGTCAGCCGAGACGGCTTTAGGCAGGTATCCGTCGGAGTCTGTCAGGATGATGAATGATATCATAAAATTTACGGAAAATCCAAAAATTTAG
- a CDS encoding phosphoribosylaminoimidazolesuccinocarboxamide synthase produces the protein MPADILNVSDLPDLKLFKRGKVRDVYDVQDNLLVISTDRISCFDFVLPTCIPDKGEVLTRLSMFWFDFTRDIIPNHFITASVKEYPAYLHKYQKILQGRSMLARKAKPIPVECVVRGYLSGSGWKEYKISQSICGIKLDPGMVESDKLKEPIFTPSTKEDAGHDMNVTMDFVEKTIGKDTASELKEISTAIYGKASHYAESKGIIIADTKFEFGIYEGRIILIDEALTPDSSRFWPKNGYAPGRPQPSFDKQFVRDYLESICWPKTPPAPELPKKVILKTREKYIQAFEVLTGKTW, from the coding sequence ATGCCGGCAGATATTTTAAATGTTAGCGACTTGCCCGACTTAAAGTTGTTTAAAAGGGGTAAGGTCAGGGATGTCTATGATGTGCAAGATAACCTGTTGGTGATATCAACGGACAGGATATCCTGTTTTGACTTTGTCTTGCCTACCTGTATTCCAGATAAAGGAGAAGTGCTTACAAGGCTTTCCATGTTCTGGTTTGATTTTACCAGGGATATTATTCCTAACCATTTTATTACGGCATCAGTCAAAGAATACCCGGCCTATTTGCATAAATACCAAAAAATCTTGCAGGGCCGGTCAATGCTGGCCAGAAAGGCGAAACCTATACCCGTTGAGTGCGTGGTAAGAGGGTATCTTTCCGGTTCAGGATGGAAAGAATACAAAATATCCCAATCTATATGCGGTATTAAACTTGACCCGGGCATGGTAGAATCGGATAAATTAAAAGAGCCTATATTCACTCCGTCAACAAAAGAAGACGCGGGCCATGACATGAACGTGACGATGGATTTTGTTGAAAAAACAATCGGTAAAGACACAGCCTCTGAATTAAAAGAGATAAGTACCGCTATTTACGGCAAGGCCAGTCATTACGCGGAGTCAAAAGGTATTATTATAGCTGATACCAAATTTGAATTTGGCATATATGAGGGGAGGATAATACTTATAGATGAAGCCCTTACCCCTGATTCGTCCCGCTTCTGGCCCAAGAATGGATACGCGCCTGGAAGGCCTCAACCAAGCTTTGATAAGCAGTTTGTAAGGGATTATCTGGAGTCAATCTGCTGGCCCAAAACCCCTCCTGCTCCGGAATTGCCTAAAAAGGTCATTCTAAAAACCAGAGAGAAATATATCCAAGCCTTTGAAGTGCTGACTGGAAAGACATGGTAG
- a CDS encoding radical SAM protein, with translation MNFKFIYGPVNSWRLGSSLGIDPISTQRKVCTFDCVYCQLGPSPALSRKRKVFVLSKDILRELKRLPEIKVDYITFSGTGEPTMARNLDELIEAVRRSRKEKIAVFTNSTLLGNSSVRRALAGADLVEAKLDSASSRVFNAVNKPHKGFKLRGIIDGIKTFRRGYKGIFALQIMFTPYNIRYAKKLAAIARSIGPDEVHINTPLRPSGARPVSKEAISKVKKLFKGLRVVTVYDGKKSPGHKPISAAETIRRRGKV, from the coding sequence ATGAATTTTAAATTTATATATGGGCCTGTTAATTCATGGAGATTGGGTAGTTCTTTAGGCATTGACCCTATTTCAACACAACGCAAAGTATGCACATTTGATTGCGTTTATTGTCAACTCGGGCCTTCGCCTGCCTTAAGCCGCAAAAGAAAGGTTTTTGTCTTATCGAAAGATATCTTGCGCGAACTCAAAAGATTGCCGGAGATAAAAGTTGATTATATTACTTTTTCGGGAACAGGCGAACCCACGATGGCCCGGAACCTTGACGAACTTATAGAGGCGGTGCGACGGTCAAGAAAAGAAAAGATAGCTGTTTTTACCAACTCTACCTTGCTTGGCAACAGTTCCGTCCGCCGCGCGCTTGCCGGGGCGGATTTGGTAGAGGCAAAATTAGACTCTGCCTCAAGCCGGGTATTCAATGCTGTTAATAAGCCGCATAAGGGGTTTAAACTGCGTGGTATAATTGACGGTATAAAGACATTTAGGAGGGGCTATAAAGGAATATTCGCCCTGCAGATAATGTTTACTCCGTATAATATACGTTACGCGAAAAAACTGGCCGCTATAGCCCGCTCTATTGGCCCTGACGAGGTGCATATTAATACGCCTTTAAGGCCTTCAGGGGCAAGGCCTGTATCAAAAGAGGCGATAAGCAAAGTAAAAAAATTATTCAAGGGGCTTCGGGTGGTGACGGTATATGACGGTAAAAAATCCCCCGGGCATAAACCTATCAGCGCCGCGGAAACTATTAGGAGAAGGGGCAAGGTTTGA
- the trxB gene encoding thioredoxin-disulfide reductase produces the protein MIYDVIIIGAGPAGLTAALYVLRANLRALIIEDPLVASQAAYAFIIENFPAFPGGISGIDLIKKLKEQVGYFGVEILPADVSGIKNSGQNSKQLWQVTANNRMYDTISVIVASGAVPKRLDIAGEREFIGRGVSYCAVCDGALFKDKNVVIAGGGDSAVEEALFLSRFAKKVSIVHRRDKLRAAKILQKRVFANDRIEIVWNSTIEQIMGGKTISGLRLRDVSTGALRDMDCQGLFVSIGKVPNTGFVKNALDIDKNGYIITGRGLNTSAHGVFACGDCRDTLFKQIVTACGDGAAAARSCVHYVDTMKGY, from the coding sequence TTGATTTACGATGTTATAATAATAGGCGCCGGTCCTGCCGGGCTGACAGCGGCTTTATATGTATTGAGGGCAAATCTAAGGGCTCTTATAATAGAAGACCCCTTGGTTGCCAGCCAGGCCGCGTACGCTTTTATAATTGAGAATTTTCCCGCATTCCCCGGCGGGATAAGCGGCATAGACCTGATAAAAAAATTAAAGGAACAGGTCGGTTATTTCGGCGTAGAAATACTTCCGGCAGATGTTTCGGGTATTAAAAATTCCGGTCAAAACAGCAAGCAATTATGGCAGGTTACCGCAAATAACAGGATGTATGATACAATATCTGTTATAGTGGCCTCGGGCGCGGTGCCAAAAAGACTGGATATCGCAGGTGAGCGCGAATTTATTGGCCGCGGCGTGTCCTATTGCGCCGTATGTGACGGCGCATTATTCAAAGATAAAAACGTGGTGATTGCCGGCGGAGGAGATTCAGCGGTTGAGGAGGCTCTTTTTCTGTCAAGATTTGCGAAAAAAGTAAGCATAGTGCATCGCAGGGACAAGTTAAGGGCGGCCAAAATTCTGCAAAAAAGGGTCTTCGCGAATGACAGGATTGAAATAGTTTGGAATTCAACTATTGAGCAGATAATGGGAGGTAAAACAATTTCCGGGTTGAGGCTTCGTGACGTATCAACCGGCGCGCTAAGGGATATGGATTGCCAGGGCCTGTTTGTGTCAATCGGTAAGGTGCCTAATACGGGATTTGTTAAGAATGCCCTGGATATTGATAAAAACGGTTATATTATAACAGGCCGCGGTTTAAATACGTCGGCTCATGGCGTATTTGCGTGCGGAGATTGCAGGGATACATTATTTAAGCAGATTGTTACGGCCTGCGGCGACGGCGCCGCGGCGGCCAGGTCGTGCGTTCATTATGTTGATACTATGAAGGGTTATTAA
- a CDS encoding response regulator yields MLSAKILLINGGKEVVMLPEFFIKQGYRVSCVNTGREGVKKLRVDIFNLIIADVAFTGMSVSDLASQAKRAAGRKIPLVVIGEQDDIEDIEEFFRQGADEYIVKPLRLDYLNERVEYLVSGRF; encoded by the coding sequence ATGCTGTCCGCTAAAATATTGCTGATAAACGGCGGCAAAGAAGTTGTTATGCTGCCGGAATTTTTCATAAAACAAGGATATCGGGTATCATGTGTTAATACCGGCAGAGAAGGCGTAAAGAAGCTAAGGGTGGATATCTTTAATCTCATTATTGCCGACGTCGCATTCACGGGCATGAGCGTCTCGGATTTAGCGTCGCAAGCTAAAAGGGCTGCCGGCAGAAAAATTCCGCTGGTAGTTATCGGGGAACAAGATGATATTGAGGATATAGAAGAGTTTTTTCGGCAAGGCGCCGATGAATATATTGTAAAACCGTTAAGGCTGGACTATTTGAATGAAAGGGTTGAATATCTTGTCTCCGGACGGTTTTAA
- a CDS encoding DUF5752 family protein → MAEKSKKNPFYFYNHVELRESTGLKAKNARELVNIIKDVPGSVIYYHMHVFLQQHQFLSPEPPNAFAYWTAKVLGEDALGELLGSIDVYQYNTVRALREKIIEVIEGYLFDAKDIRNAPPGKEFDFTKSRTFILPTPYTAHNLSDMVEALKKVAIGSIDFHVFNARLRLGRGTNDFSNWIDTSLGYPNLASRLECFDPYTYTLENLRFNIIDTIVNSPEWGIDNAKR, encoded by the coding sequence ATGGCAGAAAAAAGCAAAAAAAATCCTTTTTATTTTTACAATCATGTTGAACTCCGTGAGTCTACGGGCCTTAAGGCTAAAAACGCCAGAGAGCTTGTGAATATAATAAAAGATGTCCCGGGTTCTGTCATATATTATCACATGCATGTTTTTTTGCAGCAGCACCAGTTTCTTTCTCCCGAACCCCCTAACGCTTTTGCCTACTGGACTGCCAAAGTGCTCGGAGAAGACGCCCTTGGTGAGCTTCTGGGCAGTATAGATGTTTATCAATATAATACGGTCAGGGCGCTTAGAGAAAAAATAATAGAGGTTATTGAAGGCTATCTTTTTGACGCAAAGGATATACGCAATGCTCCGCCGGGCAAAGAGTTTGATTTTACGAAATCAAGGACATTTATTCTGCCGACGCCTTATACGGCGCATAACCTGTCCGATATGGTTGAAGCTCTTAAAAAAGTCGCCATAGGTTCAATTGATTTTCATGTTTTTAATGCCAGATTAAGGCTTGGACGCGGGACCAATGATTTTTCTAATTGGATAGATACGTCACTGGGCTATCCTAATCTTGCATCCAGGCTTGAATGTTTTGACCCCTATACCTATACGCTGGAAAACCTGCGTTTTAATATTATTGATACTATAGTAAACAGCCCTGAATGGGGGATAGACAATGCGAAAAGATAG
- a CDS encoding glycosyltransferase — protein MRKDRAELSSLNDYIPIVGEDTVEELRFLASRLKGRKIQHINSTRTGGGVAEMLSRVVPLMRELGVDIEWNVIEAEPDFFNVTKKFHNALHGMPETISDRDFDIYIENAKAYNRLTEISGDIVFIHDPQPIALIQNKKKLKSVKWIWRCHIDVSCPDERVWDFLSAFIEGYDASVFSSPKFTRPLKIPQFLICPAIDPLSDKSRPLEESTISSVLAKYGIDSHKPIISQISRYDHLKDPIGVIEAFKLVKRYIDAQLVLAGNSATDDPEGTDMLKEVKEKAKGVPDVYVLLIEPENNDIEVNALQRASSVIVQKSIREGFALTVTEALWKEKPVVASAVGGIPLQIKNMYSGLLCHCVEGAALRIRQVLNNPSFAKRLGHNGRMHIKRNFLLTRLIREHMLLALSLGQKGDIILL, from the coding sequence ATGCGAAAAGATAGGGCTGAATTATCCTCTTTGAACGACTATATACCAATAGTCGGAGAAGATACGGTTGAAGAGCTTAGATTTTTGGCCTCAAGGCTTAAAGGCAGGAAGATACAGCATATTAATTCTACCCGTACCGGCGGCGGCGTGGCCGAGATGCTGTCCCGGGTGGTACCGCTTATGAGGGAATTGGGCGTTGATATTGAATGGAATGTAATAGAGGCTGAACCTGATTTTTTTAATGTAACAAAGAAGTTTCATAATGCCCTTCACGGTATGCCGGAGACCATATCCGATAGAGATTTTGACATATACATAGAAAATGCCAAGGCGTATAACAGGTTAACCGAAATAAGCGGTGATATAGTATTTATCCACGACCCGCAGCCAATCGCCCTTATTCAAAACAAGAAAAAATTAAAGTCTGTCAAATGGATCTGGAGATGCCATATAGATGTTTCTTGCCCTGATGAAAGAGTGTGGGATTTTTTATCAGCTTTTATTGAAGGTTACGACGCCTCTGTATTTTCAAGCCCGAAATTTACCAGGCCTTTAAAGATCCCCCAGTTTTTGATATGCCCGGCCATAGACCCTTTGAGCGACAAGAGCAGGCCGCTGGAAGAAAGCACGATATCCAGCGTGCTTGCCAAATACGGCATAGACAGCCATAAACCTATTATTTCACAGATATCAAGGTATGATCACCTTAAAGACCCCATAGGAGTAATTGAGGCGTTTAAGCTTGTAAAAAGATATATTGACGCGCAATTAGTGCTGGCAGGCAACAGCGCTACGGACGATCCTGAAGGGACTGATATGCTTAAAGAGGTTAAGGAAAAGGCCAAAGGCGTACCCGATGTCTACGTGCTTCTCATTGAGCCTGAAAATAACGATATAGAAGTAAACGCGTTGCAAAGGGCCTCATCCGTTATAGTTCAGAAATCCATAAGAGAAGGGTTTGCCCTTACGGTGACGGAGGCTCTTTGGAAGGAAAAACCTGTGGTGGCGTCAGCTGTGGGCGGGATACCCCTGCAGATAAAAAACATGTATAGCGGCCTGCTTTGCCATTGCGTGGAAGGTGCCGCGTTAAGGATAAGGCAGGTATTGAACAACCCGTCTTTCGCGAAACGATTAGGCCACAATGGCAGGATGCACATAAAGCGTAATTTCTTGCTGACAAGGCTTATTAGAGAGCATATGCTGCTCGCGCTTTCGTTGGGACAAAAAGGCGATATAATATTACTATAA
- a CDS encoding cytochrome c biogenesis protein CcdA → MLESLISFSNSTIKDVSVISYVVVFLGGVFTSLTPCIYPVIPVTVGFIGASSAGAKGRAFFLSLFYVIGIALVYSCLGAMAALGGRIFGEISSNPWTYIIVGNVFLLLGLSMMGVFAIALPDLPAARPSPRQGKSLFAALVVGMSAGFIMGPCTAPVLGAVLTYVGSRQNVLLGISLLFTYALGMGLLLLFIGTFTGLAASLPKSGKWLDVVKKVFGAVLIACAEYFFIKAGGLF, encoded by the coding sequence ATGCTTGAATCACTTATATCATTTTCAAACAGCACGATAAAGGACGTCTCGGTCATAAGTTATGTCGTTGTTTTTCTGGGCGGGGTTTTCACCAGCCTTACACCGTGCATTTATCCGGTTATCCCTGTCACCGTGGGTTTCATCGGGGCCAGTTCCGCCGGCGCGAAAGGCAGGGCGTTTTTTTTGTCACTCTTTTACGTGATTGGCATAGCGCTTGTTTATTCATGCCTGGGAGCCATGGCGGCATTAGGCGGCAGGATATTCGGAGAGATATCTTCTAATCCGTGGACTTATATTATAGTAGGAAATGTTTTTTTATTGCTTGGGCTTTCCATGATGGGAGTTTTTGCCATAGCATTGCCGGATTTACCGGCCGCCAGGCCTTCGCCAAGGCAGGGCAAAAGCTTGTTCGCGGCATTGGTTGTTGGCATGTCGGCAGGGTTTATTATGGGGCCGTGCACCGCTCCCGTATTGGGCGCCGTACTTACATATGTCGGCAGCAGGCAAAATGTTTTACTCGGCATAAGCCTTTTATTCACATACGCGCTTGGTATGGGCCTGCTGTTGCTTTTTATAGGCACGTTTACCGGGCTTGCCGCGTCTTTGCCAAAGTCTGGTAAGTGGCTTGATGTTGTGAAAAAAGTGTTTGGAGCTGTTCTTATAGCGTGCGCGGAATATTTTTTTATAAAAGCAGGGGGGCTATTCTGA
- a CDS encoding TlpA disulfide reductase family protein has product MKTWPAIGTVFLVCALCGILCLSGYVSTAELGAPETKATNASALEDLSGKDVLLSDYMGQNLLLVFTTTWCPHCVTAIPDLKNIDNDFNGKGLKVVAVYVKEPAARVVKFKSRYGLPYDVLLDLNGDTAYLYRISGVPTFIVLDARGDILYEGHEIPFDIITRITNRT; this is encoded by the coding sequence ATGAAAACTTGGCCGGCAATAGGAACTGTTTTTTTAGTTTGTGCTTTATGCGGTATCCTGTGTCTTAGCGGATATGTGTCTACCGCGGAATTGGGCGCGCCGGAAACCAAGGCAACAAACGCTTCAGCTCTTGAGGATTTGTCCGGCAAGGACGTGTTATTATCCGATTATATGGGCCAGAATCTCTTGCTTGTATTTACCACTACCTGGTGCCCGCATTGCGTGACAGCTATACCTGATTTAAAAAATATAGATAATGATTTCAATGGCAAGGGCCTTAAGGTTGTTGCCGTTTATGTCAAAGAACCTGCTGCCAGGGTCGTGAAATTCAAGTCAAGATACGGATTGCCTTATGATGTATTATTAGATCTAAATGGAGACACAGCTTATTTATACAGGATTAGTGGTGTTCCTACGTTTATTGTTTTAGACGCGCGCGGAGATATTTTGTATGAAGGCCATGAAATACCATTTGATATAATAACGCGGATAACAAACCGCACATAA
- a CDS encoding ferredoxin, giving the protein MANISIDESLCTGCGLCASMCPEKFEVGDDNVAHVKGGSCDCDINEAASSCPMEAIKIED; this is encoded by the coding sequence ATGGCAAATATCAGTATTGATGAATCTCTATGTACAGGCTGCGGTTTATGCGCAAGCATGTGCCCCGAAAAATTTGAGGTAGGAGATGATAATGTTGCTCACGTGAAAGGTGGTTCTTGCGATTGCGACATTAATGAGGCAGCATCCAGCTGTCCCATGGAAGCAATAAAAATTGAGGATTAA
- a CDS encoding adenosine-specific kinase: MNIARVKIVKPEGANIIFGQSHFIKTVEDLYEAVICSVPGIRFGLAFCEASGPCLVRSAGNDKELELQALDNAMAIGAGHSFIIIFEGAFPINIIRAVKSVPEVCSIYCATANPVEVIMAETEQGKAVIGIVDGNSPKGKESERDKQDRKQFLRDIGYKL, encoded by the coding sequence ATGAATATTGCAAGAGTAAAAATTGTTAAGCCCGAAGGCGCCAATATAATATTCGGGCAGTCTCATTTTATTAAGACGGTTGAGGACCTTTACGAGGCCGTAATCTGTTCTGTTCCCGGGATAAGGTTTGGCCTGGCTTTTTGCGAAGCCTCCGGCCCCTGTCTTGTGCGTTCAGCAGGAAACGATAAAGAGCTGGAACTGCAAGCTTTGGATAATGCTATGGCGATAGGAGCTGGCCATAGTTTTATAATAATTTTTGAAGGGGCGTTTCCTATTAATATCATACGCGCTGTCAAATCCGTGCCCGAAGTTTGTTCTATTTATTGCGCAACCGCTAATCCTGTAGAAGTGATTATGGCTGAGACAGAACAAGGAAAGGCCGTTATAGGCATAGTTGACGGGAACAGCCCAAAAGGTAAAGAGTCGGAACGCGACAAACAGGACAGAAAACAGTTTTTGCGCGACATAGGTTACAAGCTGTGA
- a CDS encoding biotin transporter BioY, translating into MHSAVYFLTEKEIIRNKFAVSAIGVTTFALLTWLGAYIYIPLGFTPVPITLQEMFVFLSGALLGRRLGPASQITYLCAGAMGLPIFSASGFGLSHIAGPTGGYLLGFVFSSCFIGYALRKNTSTLSMLAAFSCGAVIIYALGTAWLVLGLRLGLKQAVALGVIPFMPGCFIKIALATLIAKKSLKHAGRIFS; encoded by the coding sequence ATGCATAGTGCGGTTTATTTTTTAACGGAAAAAGAGATAATCAGAAATAAATTTGCGGTATCGGCGATAGGGGTAACCACTTTTGCTCTGCTTACGTGGTTGGGCGCCTATATTTATATACCTTTAGGCTTTACTCCGGTGCCAATTACCCTGCAGGAGATGTTCGTTTTTTTGTCAGGGGCGTTGCTGGGCAGAAGGCTCGGGCCGGCATCTCAAATAACATACCTGTGCGCGGGAGCTATGGGCTTGCCCATATTTTCGGCAAGCGGATTCGGATTATCGCATATCGCGGGGCCTACAGGCGGATATCTGCTGGGCTTTGTCTTTTCAAGTTGTTTTATCGGATACGCGCTAAGAAAAAATACTTCCACGCTGTCAATGCTGGCAGCTTTTTCGTGCGGAGCCGTGATTATTTATGCGCTTGGAACGGCATGGCTGGTATTGGGCCTGAGATTGGGCCTAAAACAAGCGGTTGCCCTTGGCGTCATCCCATTTATGCCAGGATGTTTTATCAAGATAGCGCTTGCAACCCTTATCGCAAAAAAATCCTTAAAACACGCCGGCCGGATCTTCTCATAG